The genomic region CCGCGGATGACGGCAATTCTGCGGGAGCGCCTGCAAGATCAACCCCGCGTCGAAATCATGGAAAGGGATGTCTTGACGTTTGATTTCTCAACGCTGCAAAATGACGACAAGGCATCGAAATTAAAGGTGATAGGCAATATTCCCTATAATATTTCGACGCCCATATTATTTCACTTATTGGCATTTCGCCGGCATATTAGTTCTATGGTGCTGATGTTTCAAAAGGAAGTGGTGGACAGGATTGTTGCTTCTCCGGGAACCAAAGAGTACGGGATTCCTTCCGTACTGATTTCCATGTTTACTGTTCCTACCAGGGAAATGAACGTGCCGGCCAGTTGTTTTTATCCTCAACCGAAGGTGGCATCTTCGGTAATTAAGATTGTTACGCGTGAAAAACCCTTATTTGATTTGGCAGACGAACTTTT from Deltaproteobacteria bacterium harbors:
- the rsmA gene encoding 16S rRNA (adenine(1518)-N(6)/adenine(1519)-N(6))-dimethyltransferase RsmA, whose product is MTTVRSILRDSGMRPRKCLGQSFLEDKNVISKIILVADIHAQDIVVEIGAGLGIMTEILASQAGKVIAIDVDPRMTAILRERLQDQPRVEIMERDVLTFDFSTLQNDDKASKLKVIGNIPYNISTPILFHLLAFRRHISSMVLMFQKEVVDRIVASPGTKEYGIPSVLISMFTVPTREMNVPASCFYPQPKVASSVIKIVTREKPLFDLADELFFSKIVKIAFAMRRKTILNNLRAADLPFSSDEEIEILLDQAGIEGRRRGETLSPEEFGRLSNVFFAALT